One genomic region from Antedon mediterranea chromosome 3, ecAntMedi1.1, whole genome shotgun sequence encodes:
- the LOC140043541 gene encoding uncharacterized protein, translating into MSYDINSLGAVCDNEDEIKCDNEICVDPKYVCMLDYDEYGNILGCRDRSLLRNCDAFKCPSHTYKCSNSYCITIKSRCDGTIDCENGEDELNCDEYDCPGSFKCQDASNCISQNRVCDNIKDCIRGDDELFCNVTCPEGCTCTDLSFNCSGIDWDADKAALIPSDIRYLNMSSVSSHTSEGTSIAETIFMNPDNFTFIVVLDISGNNVKELMDQPFAKLYHLKTLYIHTNQIKTITDDVFKDLMQLKYLDLHGNGVKYIDEMAFSELAELEYLDISANDIEQVDKNIFMDLTSLKTLISDDHSFCCLLNPSMDVDCTPAADVFSSCANLMQNEILRIFLWAFGISALFGNMFVIGWRCRNWPSRDSASYTQSLLVMNLAVSDALMGVYMLIIASADVFYRDDYVTHAKHWKQSLTCTFAGILAFLSSELSVFTLTVLSCDRFLHIAFPFRSVHLTSTSVKYAVALGWFLTIVMSAVPILPLPYFNNEFYGVTSVCLALPLTSERVLGWEYTAAIFIGFNMFCFVLIFVCYAGLFILVKISSSNIQQTGNINTAKNQHIAMALRMGFIIATDFCCWMPIIIMGMLSLTRTVDIPAEVYAWSAVFVLPINSAINPYLYTIASMNKLQKQLNPSKKRVHKTGTGSSAVSFSVSHNASRTENKRKGGNLSAVERMEALVTSNIDTGNTAVNAEIHQLLSKALQLTRRGNNPVQDKIGSPTGCMNTKEQTKEETKNNDLV; encoded by the exons ATGTCCTATG ATATCAATTCACTTGGAGCTGTATGTGACAACGAAGATGAAATCAAATGTGATAACGAAATTTGCGTTGATCCCAAGTACGTGTGTATGTTAGACTATGATGAGTATGGAAATATCCTGGGATGTCGAGATCGCAGCCTCTTACGTAATTGTG ATGCATTTAAGTGTCCTTCGCATACATATAAGTGTTCAAACTCATACTGTATTACAATCAAAAGTCGATGTGATGGGACAATCGACTGTGAGAATGGAGAAGACGAACTTAACTGTG ACGAATATGACTGTCCCGGATCTTTCAAATGCCAAGATGCGTCAAATTGTATTTCTCAAAACCGTGTGTGTGATAACATCAAAGACTGTATTCGCGGCGACGATGAACTATTTTGTA ATGTAACATGCCCCGAAGGATGTACCTGCACTGATCTTTCTTTTAATTGCTCTGGAATTGACTGGGACGCGGACAAAGCTGCTCTTATACCATCTGATATTAGATACTT aaACATGAGCAGCGTGTCATCGCATACTTCAGAGGGCACTTCAATAGCTGAAACAATTTTCATGAACCCGGATAATTTCACTTTTATCGTTGTTTT GGATATATCTGGCAACAATGTGAAAGAATTAATGGATCAACCGTTTGCAAAGTTGTATCATCTTAAAACATT atATATTCACACCAATCAGATAAAGACAATAACGGACGACGTTTTCAAAGATTTAATGCAACTAAAATATCT TGATCTACATGGGAATGGAGTAAAGTATATAGACGAAATGGCGTTTTCTGAATTAGCAGAACTTGAATACTT AGATATATCTGCAAACGACATTGAACAAGtcgataaaaacatatttatggACCTAACGTCACTTAAAACATT AATATCCGATGACCACTCATTCTGCTGTTTACTGAATCCTAGCATGGATGTAGACTGCACACCAGCCGCCGATGTCTTTTCGTCCTGTGCCAACCTGATGCAGAACGAGATACTCAGAATCTTCTTATGGGCCTTTGGAATAAGCGCACTATTTGGTAACATGTTTGTAATAGGATGGAGATGTAGAAACTGGCCATCACGTGATAGTGCGTCGTACACACAGTCTTTACTGGTGATGAATCTAGCAGTGTCAGACGCACTCATGGGTGTCTACATGCTAATCATAGCAAGTGCTGACGTATTCTACAGAGATGATTACGTCACACATGCGAAGCATTGGAAGCAAAGTCTTACGTGTACTTTTGCCGGAATCTTAGCTTTTCTGTCAAGCGAATTGTCTGTTTTCACGCTGACTGTTCTTAGCTGTGACAGATTTCTTCACATAGCGTTTCCATTTCGTAGCGTTCATTTGACATCGACTTCGGTCAAATACGCGGTAGCTCTGGGGTGGTTCTTGACAATAGTAATGAGCGCTGTTCCTATACTACCACTGCCCTACTTCAACAATGAGTTCTACGGTGTTACCAGCGTGTGTTTGGCATTACCACTGACGTCAGAAAGAGTGTTAGGATGGGAGTACACGGCTGCCATCTTCATAGGTTtcaatatgttttgttttgtattaatatttgtctgTTACGCAGGACTCTTCATTCTGGTGAAGATATCAAGCAGTAACATCCAACAGACTGGCAATATAAATACAGCCAAAAATCAACACATTGCTATGGCCTTGCGAATGGGTTTTATCATTGCTACGGATTTCTGTTGCTGGATGCCGATTATAATAATGGGGATGTTGTCTTTGACAAGAACAGTTGATATTCCGGCAGAGGTGTACGCTTGGTCTGCAGTGTTCGTCCTACCAATCAATTCAGCCATCAATCCGTATCTGTATACCATTGCATCAATGAATAAACTTCAGAAACAACTGAATCCGTCAAAAAAACGTGTTCATAAGACGGGAACCGGTAGTAGTGCAGTAAGCTTCA gtGTTTCACATAATGCAAGTAGAACTGAAAACAAACGAAAAGGAGGAAACTTGTCTGCCGTAGAAAGAATGGAAGCTCTAGTGACATCTAACATTGATACTGGTAACACAGCAGTGAATGCTGAAATACATCAACTCCTCTCGAAGGCGTTACAACTAACAAGACGAGGAAATAATCCCGTTCAG GATAAGATTGGAAGTCCCACGGGTTGTATGAATACGAAAGAACAAACTAAGgaagaaacaaaaaacaatgaTCTTGTTTAG